CTACGATTTAAGACTCtcttaccaacgggacattaaacaaACTGGGCCATCTACAATTTTAAGActctcctaccaacgggacattaaacaaACTGGGCCATCTACGATTTAAGActctcctaccaacgggacattaaacaaACTGGGCCATCTACGATGTAAGActctcctaccaacgggacattaaacaaACTGGGCCATCTACGATTTAAGActctcctaccaacgggacattaaacaaACTGGGCCATCTACGATTTAAGActctcctaccaacgggacattaaacaaACTGGGCCATCTATGATTTAAGActctcctaccaacgggacattaaacaaACTGGGCCATCTACGATTTAAGActctcctaccaacgggacattaaacaaACTGGGCCATCTATGATTTAAGActctcctaccaacgggacattaaacaaACTGGGCCATCTACGATTTAAGActctcctaccaacgggacattaaacaaACTGGGCGATTTAAGACTCtcttaccaacgggacattaaacaaACTGGGCCATCTACGATTTAAGACTCtcttaccaacgggacattaaacaaACTGGGCCATCTACGATTTAAGACtctcctaccaacaggacattaaacaaactGGGCCATCTACGATTTAAGActctcctaccaacgggacattaaacaaACTGGGCCATCTACGATTTAAGActctcctaccaacgggacattaaacaaACTGGGCCATCTACGATTTAAGActctcctaccaacgggacattaaacacACTGGGCCATCTACGATTTAAGActctcctaccaacgggacattaaacacACTGGGCCATCTACGATTTTAAGActctcctaccaacgggacattaactagtaatatcttatgtttcactgagacgTGTCTACAACAGTCTTTGCTCAATATTATCACGTTTCCAACAGTTTGCCCAtgtttcttcctcctctctaagtCAACTCCCCCCGATGCCTGGCCAGGACAGTGTGCTGAGATGGGCTGGGAAGAAGTACGAGGAGTTGCCAATAGCACATATCAAAGCCACATATAACAAGTAAGCTGAAAGACAGTGATGTGAACAGCTGATATATTAATGTCTCCCTCCAGTACACATGTCCAGGTGATATATTTTAACGTGTCTCCCTCCAGTACACATGTCCaggtatatattttatattaatgTCCCCCTCCAGTACACATGTCCAGGTGACAGACTGTGAGGGCCAGTTCATGGTCAGAACATCGTGTGGAACCGAGGGGTTCAAGAACGTCAAGAAGTCCACTCCCATCGCTGCTCAGACAGCAGGCATCTCAGCTGCAGCGGTAAGATGAGACCACATGGAAAATATAGATCATGTAGGCGTATAGTTAATAGTTGTAGTCTGGCTGCTACAGACAAGAACACCGAGACATCTGTTCTCCACTAGATGGCACTAGAGCCTAAAACAAACGAACGCAAAAAGATGAATTTGTGTTTCCTGATGAATGGTCCTGTATTCTTCTTCTCCTGGGCAGAAGGCCGCAGCGGTGGGGGTGACGTTTGTCCGCGTGTTGGTGAAAGGTCTGGGTCCTGGACGCTTGGTGAGAACCTTTTTCATGAAATGCAGAATTCATACCGTAGACAAAGTGTTCACATGATGCATCTCCCCCACTCTGAGgttaccaccctgtatcccactctgAGGTTACCACCCTGTATCCCCTGAGGTTATCACCCTGTATCACTCTGAGGTTATCACCCTGAGGTTATCCCCCTGTTTAACCCCACTCTGAGGTtatcaccctgtatcccactgttttCCCACTCTGAGGTTATCACCCTGTAATCCCACTCTGAGGTTATCACCCTGCATCCCACTCTGAGGTTATCACATCCCACTCTGAGGTtatcaccctgtatcccactctgAGGTTATCACCCTGCATCCCACTCTGAGGTtatcaccctgtatcccactctgaggttaccaccctgcatcccactctGAGGTtatcaccctgtatcccactgttttATCCACTCTGGGgttaccaccctgtatcccactctgAGGTtatcaccctgtatcccactctgtgttaaccagcagcagatcCCACCCTGTTATCCCCCTGTGTTAACCAGCaggcagaccaccctgtatcccactctgtatcaccctgtatcccactcAGGTtatcaccctgtatcccactgtgttaaccagcagcagttatcaccctgtatcccactgtacCCCACTCTGAGGTtatcaccctgtatcccactgtttaACTCAGACAGTtatcaccctgtatcccactgttatcaccctgtatcccactctgTTATCACCTGTACCCCACTCTGGAGGTTACCACCCTGTATACTGTTTTCAGCAgatcaccctgtatcccactttaaccagcagcagaccaccctgtatcccactctgttaaccccactcagaccaccctgtatcccactgttttaaccagcagcagaccaccctgtatacTGTTTTAACCACTCTGaggcagaccaccctgtatcccactgttttaaccagcagcagaccaccctgtatcccactgctggctttaaccagcagcagaccaccctgtatcccactgttttaaccagcaggttaccaccctgtatcccactgttttaaccagcagcagatcaccctgtatcccactgtttcaccctgtatcccactgtgtcccactattttaaccagcagcagatcaccctgtatcccactgttttaaccagcagcagaccaccctgcatcccactgttttaaccagcagcagaccaccctgtaccCCACtgtggctttaaccagcagcagaccaccctgtatcccactggttaaccagcagcagaccaccctgtatcccactgtttaaccagcagcagaccaccctgtgtcccactgttttaaccagcagcagaccaccctgtatcccactgttttaaccagcagcagaccaccctgtatcccactgttttaaccagcagcagaccaccctgtatcccactgcttttaaccagcagcagaccaccctgcatcccactgctggcttttaaccagcagcagaccaccctgcaccCTGTTGGCTTTAAcaagcagcagaccaccctgtatcccactgttaacccagcagaccaccctgtacccactgttttaaccagcagcagaccaccctgtatcccactgctggttaaccagcagcagaccaccctgtatcccactgtgttaaccagcagcagaccaccctgtatcccactgttttaaccagcagcagaccaccctgtatcccactgttttaaccagcagcagaccaccctgtatcccactgttttaaccagcagcagaccaccctgcatcccactgttttaaccagcagcagaccaccctgtatcccactgtgttaaccagcagcagaccaccctgcatcccactgttttaa
This genomic interval from Oncorhynchus keta strain PuntledgeMale-10-30-2019 unplaced genomic scaffold, Oket_V2 Un_contig_4460_pilon_pilon, whole genome shotgun sequence contains the following:
- the LOC127924679 gene encoding 28S ribosomal protein S11, mitochondrial-like, which codes for MKLHLDSLILTQGPHKVVEPAVCREQCADWFILCYSCGTSGLQRAVSSSAVRLQEDASVSATPGNISKDFSQLPPMPGQDSVLRWAGKKYEELPIAHIKATYNNTHVQVTDCEGQFMVRTSCGTEGFKNVKKSTPIAAQTAGISAAAKAAAVGVTFVRVLVKGLGPGRLVRTFFMKCRIHTVDKVFT